Part of the Mya arenaria isolate MELC-2E11 chromosome 8, ASM2691426v1 genome, TAAAATGTACCTAGTGACATTGACATATTTCACACGAACCCTTATTATGTATGGTAAAGAACTGAAGACTGACTCGGTATTCTGATGTGATTCAAGCAGGAAACAAATGTTTAGAAAACACGGACTTTAACAGATATCAATTACCGAAACGTCAATCAGAAGAGGAACAACAAAATACTTCCTTATCCTAATACACTAGATACGAAAGTCATAACTCGAAGTTTTATAATATTGTGAATCCGCGGACATATTGAAATGGAcggtttaaatttaatattatattttcttgtTGGAGAGTTTCTGTGTATTTCTTGCTGTAAGTGATTTGGTCGTATTTcgttataatattatcaatattacacttaaaattggtgttgttttttttttttttttttttttggggggggggggaagtgCCCATTTCAATATGTTCCGGAAGATATTTCTTGTACATAAAAGGTATGAATAGAGCAGCTTCGGGATGACTGAGATTGTTCATAAACGGCAGGGGCTACCCTACGACCATCTGGCAATGATAAGCACATCTATTAGTATGATAGCAAGCTTTAAGCCTATATTATCTTTAGTTATCTTTAGAGCCAACATTCTGAAAATGTATACCTATAGTTGGGGGTAAAAAACAGTCTCACATTTTTACAATAGTAACCTATTGTCTAGTTTCTATTTGAAATGGCCATGCTTAACAGGCTTACGCAGTGAATTTCAATTAGCAAACATTTTAACTCAATTGTGATTTTGATAGATAAACTGGTTAACTGTgtttttcataaagaaaattcccttataaagtttaaatcatttttaaaattttacgcAAATTACAGAAATTAAAAACAGGTGGGCTTAGCTTAATACTGTTATTAGGGACGAATTAGACAATCAATGACTGGGATTATGTTATGGGAAACACAGTTTATTGTCTTAAGAAGTGTCTTTAAACAGGACAGTGACAAACTCCTTAATATGCTACCTAAAAACGGTTTTAAATTTCCAGTGGATTTTGCTTTACAGTGACTCtactatttaaaatcaatgcatacatatgtaaagcaaacatcagttttgactattaaacctttaacttattactaaataatgcatttatggaaattattaattactgataacaagattataaccgtgtatttaatagctgaaaacgcaaaaatactaaatgattgGTGAGCGCAAAAAGACTTACTAATATCtacaaaaatatcatgttttatgcgcctttctttcaaattaaactcggtagccttcataagaactattgtgtTCGACTCTGTTTATCCATTTTgctatattaaaacaactgtattaattgtggtaaattttacttgggcgtaagagtgcatctttaacgaataccatgataaaatatatttgggtCATAAACCAAGATAAACCGGTTGGCTCGATATCGTTTGGCTCTTTTTGCTCGTTGACTCGAGCTGGTTGTGAGGGACCAGTAGGTTTTGTTCATTTTAGCctcaaatgaatcatttttcGTTTATgctgtaaatatattttctccCGTGTGATTTAAATTGAATCACGTTTGTTAATATGGACTAGTTCATATCGTAAGAAAAATATAGGATATTTAAGCGCTTGATGATGTACAAAGTAGATTTAAATGCATGTAACTTATTATTTCAGCTTCAGATACGAAATATTACGTCTTACCGTCGAACTACTCCACTGAAGACCTCATGACGGGCAATATACCATGCGTGCTAGGGAAACCTATTCACTCAGACACACCGGATGTGAGCGGTGATCATAACTATGCTGTTACTGATCGTGACTTGTTTCTTATTGTTGATGATATACAACAGGAAACACTGTGGACTGGGTACAGAAATGGTATGTGTTCAGTCTCCTTGGTAACACCGATGCATTGAAAGAGGGAAGCATGATCATATAGGAGAAATTAAGAAATACCTTGACTCCACATCActtaaatcaatcaaacaataaCAGTCCGGCCGATGAATGGCTgttttcttaaagatgcactcttactctcaaataagatttaccacaattaatacaattgtttaaatatatcaaagaggatgaataaatgtaaaaaataatggttcttatgaaggataccatgtttaatttgaaagaaaggtgcagaaaacacagttgttctaccttatgagacgatggtagatcacagtaaatcttcaAGCACTCATCAAtcgtttaatattgttttcgttttcagctattaaatacattgttgcaATCCTGtaatcagaaattaatattttccataaatgcattatttagtagtaGTTAAACATTAATCATTcacaatgtatgtttgttatacatgtgtatgtattgaataagagtgtcactttaaagggTTTAAAACGGTGTATAGCTTGCGATACCGACACATTTTGTATGGTATATCTTTATCATTGCAGACATCTATGAGCATGGTCTACAGGGCGTTCTTCTTGTCGATAATAAACACCCTATTGTATCTTTTTTACCAATGGACCTTCTGACAAATATTAGCTTTCTCGCGCTTTGTGAACAAGGTGatcttttaaacaaaagttaatacatgtagtattttGTAGTAACTGGAGTTTTGTTTATGTTCTATTGTTTGgtttttgtttatcatatatcTATATTTGTTGATGTATTTATCCCTAGATACAGGTGACAACGAGCAAGTGACGAAAGGAACTGAGAATGGGAAGACTGAAACAAGTACGTGTTAGGGATTCCTGTTCATTTCACATATCAACCATTATATcgaccaaaacaaaaactacggaaataaaatatattgtaatgaaaTTAACAGTATAGTATATAATACTCGcgttttgataatttcatttaacgacATGAAGAGCTcgacatttattgataaagatgTGTGGTCTTTATGTGTTGCTTgtgtaacgttccgctgtaCGCGGAAGTGCGTTCGAAGTACGTTAGTGTTCTTAATTATATGCAAAATCGCTTATCCAGGTCTCTGTGTGAATGgagaatatatgtattttaaataccaGTCGACCCCTTCAGGGTTGATTGAACATGCTtttctgaagggatctgttggccttgttgcGTTTTAGGCCTCGCATGTTACACTTGTACGTTGTACAAGTTCGTCGTTGCGATAAATGTATGTGCCTTAGCCTTGTGCATTTAAAAGGATGCTTTGTTATTCATTTGACATCTATGCTTGCCAACgtagtttcaattgtattatcaaattcatttatgttagtttttgaaGTTTCTGTAGTACTTCAACAcgaacaaaaacaatgttttcttctttttcagaaatgttgATTATTATTTACACAGTATCTGCTGGATCATTTCTGACCATTTCCATACTGGTCATGACTATCATTATCTTAAAATGGTAAGCAATGTTATCCTTGGGTCAAACATGtcttataattaaatgaataatcaaaatggttatatttgtgtttaacGGGAAATTTGTATCGGAAAGTTTAAATAAGATAACAACGTTCTTAAAAATTGGAATAAATGGTGTGACAAGTGTGATGTGCATTAAAACCAGTAAACCCCCAGTGAACTTGTGTTCCGTGAACTAGTGTTTCACTGAACGTTCCCAGGCGGAAATTATTAATTAGGCTATTTCGATGCTTGTGTGCTCTTTTGTGTTTTGTATACGTGTTGTGTCTTTTGTACAATTTCTTCACCTTAAACAGAGTTTATACTTGCATTTTGgactattgggcttgtctctgtagtttttcattgcattattgttttaaatataacataaccgttgaaacattatgtttactttttatttgaataaatgtataacGTATTCTAGATAAAAACTTTGCAAATGCGAATCCCTTTCATGTTACTTTATGATTAGTGCTCATTAAAACGGCACCAATAGAACGACATGGCATAAAGAAAATAAAGCAAATGACGGAACACCGTTATATCGAATGTATCTTATCTTTTTAGCAAAATAAACCGACAAGTGTCACAAGAGAGTCGACCAGCCGTTTCGAATGCAGCATACCAAGATGAGGGGTCGACAATTTCTAACACACGTGGAAATGAAACACAAAGTGAAAGTGCTCCTCCGAACAATGAACGTAAAGATTATGAGCAAATTCGTGATTCTCATATCTTAAATCAAAGCACACCAGCTCCTGATAATGAATATGACCATATCACAACTGGAATACTGAACAACACGCCACAATCTTCGAGCCTGTGTTATGACAGACTTGAGGAAAATAACACAATAGAACATACACGTGATAGCAATGAGGCtcaaacaaatgttgaaaagtCTGATGTTCTAGTTCCCACGGCAACACCAACAGCAGGCTTACTGGAGAACGAAACGGAAGAAAAAACTGATGGTTGATATTCACAGAAAGCACACATTCGCCTACACGTAAATTAACTGTATCATTGAAGTATGTTCTTTTCTACGGAGTACTCCTTTTTGACTGTATTTATTAACACTCACACTGAACATCGAAAcggaatgaaaaaaaatcaaatatctgACTCCATGTCGACGTAATCCCGAATTATCACAGTATTTGATACATTAAGTAGCCTAGCACTAAATGTTACAAACAACTGctaatgtttgattttcaaaCTGTTCAACGTTTGTTATATGGTGCTGAAGTCTGGGATATATACGATTTCAAGgagatatatttataacatttagaaGTCTCTAAGGAGTACTTGGTGTTAAACCAGGGACATAAGACGCTGCATTTTTGGTGAGCAAGCACTTAACGAAGTACTGGCAAATAGTCATGAACATGGCAGACCCGACAATGCATTTACTGGTCCTTATTAACGTTACTAATATTGCTGTGTATAACAATCGCTAAAAAAACTTCGTATGTTACAATAGTCAATAATATTGGGTGTCTTGCATtaagaaatacaataaaatatttcaatcctGATCATATTACCTGATATCATATGAATATGACTAAGCAGACCATGTCATGCTGCGATTCacagttacctggtatttggaaTGCATTTTTGGCAAATTGAGCTATCGAATGATTtcttggtctgagaattataaagaaaatcttTATTGTACTCTATGatgcaaaataaatgaataaacaatcaTTATTGGTTACACGTTATGAAGATGGTCGATTTAGGATTAAGTAGTTCGTACGGATACGAGTTCATATCGAAAATGCTTTTAATAGCTGCATACCCGGCATGCACGTGCAGAAAGAAAATATATCCAAGATGCAATAGCTCAACAATCAAACACTAGTCGTATTTTCCACAGTTTCTTCCACAACACTGCCAGGAATACTGTTTTTCTTTCGACTCACACATCTAAGGTTGTACATTTTGGTATGCACACCGGTCCGTCACGGCCGGACCCGGCACGCGTTCCTCAGCTCTACACGCTCGAAAATTGCTTTACAGCGGAtgatttgcttttaaaaataacgtTGAAAATCAACATAAGCTATTACATTGAAGAAGATTATCAcgttatattattattcaaatggATTAATTACTTTGTTTACAATTCACATTTGTCACATACCAGTCTTCTGTAGATTTCTTTGAACATCAAAATAAGTGCTTCTGCACCAGGGTGTATCCCTTTTTAAGTAAATTTCGGATGAGCGGCGACATAATTAAACTAACAACAACCCCTTTTAAACTTTACGCAAACATAATGAAAGTTCCTCTGTTCTGTAGCCCTTCAGAATACACCCATTGAGCAACATCCCCCACCCCACACCCACCAAAAAAGAATGAAGCGAAAAAGAATTCtatgtgcgcgtgtgtgtgtatgGTAGGGGGTATAAACAATATTCTTCGACTTCTGCAGTCGATGTGCATCCGTCCTAAATTTACAagtgaataataaataaagccTATTGGACATATTTATAATGGTATATTATAAACCAAATGTTATACACGACCTGCGTTatgattgttatattttgtgAGACTGATGCAACTATGTCTTTTTATTAATGTCACGAACTTAACAAATGTGCatcacatttacaaaacaaaatattaacacttaaaacaatttatttcctGTCAGTTTCAGTTTCATGCCCATTGTTAAAATACTTACAAGGCGTGTGATTATTACGTATGAACGCAAATCTAGTGAGGCCAGAGACCCCACTTGACTCCCGATGACCTCAATCAAAAGCAAACAATCATGTAACAAAAGAATTGgcaaacatattttatctaTCACGGCTTTCAAGGTTCGTaaaaaatcaaagcgcttaaagcgttgaaaggctttcGGCCTGCTAAGTTTCGCCAGTCTAAAGAAGTATATATATGCTCACAAATGCGTTTAGGCTTTTTATACTGATACTTAATGGaatcaaaaccatttaaaatacTCTTTTAATACGAGGAATaccacaaaaaataaaaataaatggagTAATATAAATTGGACATGAAACCTTATTTGGAactttggtttcataaacaatagtCTGCCACGGAAAAAGCATTCAGGCATTTTTAATGCACCCAACAAACTGCATTTTACGTGTAAATTATATTCATGATTAAAGTTTCTTTCTACTATGACAGAATCTTCGTGAAAAATCCCTCTGGATCGAATATTTATTCCGTGTATGTATTGAGGTATCCTGATATAGCCCTAAACCAATGTCGCCCGTGGACAAAATGAACGGACTTATATCAAaagtttatacatatacataattatgcaaCATGCTCAAGACTCTGGCTTGAAATTAATTGAGACAAACTGAAAAATCTTTACAAACTTTCCGTTCGattcggcattacatgactatatTAGAAATTGCAATAGGCCGGAAGCCAAGGGGCGTAGTCAGCGCTACgcacttacgcatgtgcgtaacatcaatatcaaaaatgaaaaaaaaaacatggccaaTAATGGCATCAAAGTTGAGGGATAACTAAAGATTGATATCAGAAAAAAGGAAGATCATCTCAAGTTACTGAGCCTAAATCTTGGTAACTACAAAGTCGGCCGcctcgaacctataaatccccccccccaaattCACCTCAGAGCTCATGTTAgttccattttccatttttgCCCCCCGACCTCCCCCCTCCCCCAggctacagggatattcccACACCCACAACCCTCCCActttcgtgcgtaacattcagtaagGCCTGGCTACGCCCCTAAAGTCTATCAACGCTTAAAGCATTTGGATTTTAATTGTAAAGTGGTATAAAATACATAGAGgatctttgtttatttcagtgtaagatcatattttatttcacgagtgtcat contains:
- the LOC128243810 gene encoding uncharacterized protein LOC128243810 isoform X1, which translates into the protein MTEIVHKRQGLPYDHLAMISTSITSDTKYYVLPSNYSTEDLMTGNIPCVLGKPIHSDTPDVSGDHNYAVTDRDLFLIVDDIQQETLWTGYRNDIYEHGLQGVLLVDNKHPIVSFLPMDLLTNISFLALCEQDTGDNEQVTKGTENGKTETKMLIIIYTVSAGSFLTISILVMTIIILKCKINRQVSQESRPAVSNAAYQDEGSTISNTRGNETQSESAPPNNERKDYEQIRDSHILNQSTPAPDNEYDHITTGILNNTPQSSSLCYDRLEENNTIEHTRDSNEAQTNVEKSDVLVPTATPTAGLLENETEEKTDG
- the LOC128243810 gene encoding uncharacterized protein LOC128243810 isoform X3, which produces MTEIVHKRQGLPYDHLAMISTSITSDTKYYVLPSNYSTEDLMTGNIPCVLGKPIHSDTPDVSGDHNYAVTDRDLFLIVDDIQQETLWTGYRNDTGDNEQVTKGTENGKTETKMLIIIYTVSAGSFLTISILVMTIIILKCKINRQVSQESRPAVSNAAYQDEGSTISNTRGNETQSESAPPNNERKDYEQIRDSHILNQSTPAPDNEYDHITTGILNNTPQSSSLCYDRLEENNTIEHTRDSNEAQTNVEKSDVLVPTATPTAGLLENETEEKTDG
- the LOC128243810 gene encoding uncharacterized protein LOC128243810 isoform X2, translating into MDGLNLILYFLVGEFLCISCSSDTKYYVLPSNYSTEDLMTGNIPCVLGKPIHSDTPDVSGDHNYAVTDRDLFLIVDDIQQETLWTGYRNDIYEHGLQGVLLVDNKHPIVSFLPMDLLTNISFLALCEQDTGDNEQVTKGTENGKTETKMLIIIYTVSAGSFLTISILVMTIIILKCKINRQVSQESRPAVSNAAYQDEGSTISNTRGNETQSESAPPNNERKDYEQIRDSHILNQSTPAPDNEYDHITTGILNNTPQSSSLCYDRLEENNTIEHTRDSNEAQTNVEKSDVLVPTATPTAGLLENETEEKTDG